The following coding sequences lie in one Myxococcales bacterium genomic window:
- a CDS encoding pyridoxal phosphate-dependent aminotransferase family protein, protein MNWADKKAHAALGRIREAHEKQVYPFFRPFESGGLHTTINGQPIVNFSSNDYLGLTTHPKVKEAAKKAIDVFSCGLSSSRVQATTTAHVELEKRLAKWLGFEEVLLFTTGYQAMLGTIMSLADKETTLVLDNLSHACILDGTFLAAGTPTRQPEVRFFNHNSARSLERVLKTKERPNALVLIEGIYSLDGDMAKIEEFVDVCERYGAVMVCDDAHGTGTLGKHGKGIIEHFGIEGKVPILISTFSKTFGGIGGILAGSADVVNHIKHTARSFLFSASLPVPVVAAASTILTMLEDDGPTLVAELHQKADYMRQCLVRLGFDLGLSDTHIMPVMCRDERKALFMHVALLESGVMMVPITYPGVKLGEERLRVNITRGHTQEDMDKALALLDSYGRAFYVQSGDAI, encoded by the coding sequence ATGAACTGGGCCGATAAAAAGGCACATGCTGCATTGGGGCGCATACGCGAAGCGCATGAGAAGCAAGTCTACCCGTTCTTTCGACCTTTTGAATCAGGCGGACTTCACACCACTATTAATGGCCAGCCCATCGTCAACTTCAGCTCCAATGACTACTTGGGGCTCACCACGCATCCCAAGGTCAAAGAAGCTGCGAAAAAGGCCATCGACGTCTTCTCCTGCGGGCTAAGCTCCTCCCGGGTTCAGGCGACCACAACCGCTCATGTTGAGCTCGAAAAACGGCTGGCTAAATGGCTGGGTTTCGAAGAAGTGTTGCTTTTCACCACGGGCTATCAAGCGATGCTAGGCACGATCATGTCGTTGGCCGACAAGGAGACCACCCTCGTGCTCGACAACTTGAGCCACGCATGCATTCTCGATGGCACTTTCCTTGCGGCAGGCACGCCCACCCGGCAGCCTGAGGTACGATTTTTCAATCACAACTCCGCGCGGTCGCTTGAGCGGGTGCTTAAAACCAAAGAGCGCCCAAACGCCCTGGTGCTGATTGAGGGCATTTACTCGCTCGATGGCGACATGGCCAAAATCGAGGAGTTTGTCGACGTCTGCGAGCGATACGGTGCCGTGATGGTGTGTGACGATGCGCACGGGACGGGCACATTGGGCAAACATGGCAAAGGCATCATCGAGCACTTTGGCATTGAAGGAAAAGTGCCCATCCTGATCAGCACTTTTTCCAAAACATTTGGAGGTATTGGCGGTATCCTCGCCGGTAGCGCCGATGTCGTGAACCACATCAAACATACAGCGCGCTCGTTTTTGTTTAGCGCATCGTTGCCCGTGCCCGTCGTTGCAGCCGCTTCGACCATTTTAACGATGTTGGAAGATGATGGGCCGACGTTGGTGGCGGAGCTCCACCAAAAAGCCGATTACATGCGTCAGTGTTTGGTCCGGTTGGGCTTTGACTTAGGACTCAGCGACACACATATCATGCCTGTGATGTGTCGCGACGAACGCAAGGCGCTGTTTATGCATGTCGCGCTTTTAGAAAGCGGCGTCATGATGGTCCCCATCACCTATCCCGGCGTCAAGCTCGGAGAAGAGCGTCTAAGGGTGAACATCACCCGCGGTCACACCCAAGAAGATATGGATAAGGCGCTCGCTCTATTGGATAGTTACGGTCGCGCCTTTTACGTACAATCCGGCGACGCCATCTGA
- a CDS encoding helix-turn-helix domain-containing protein, with the protein MKPCRDIAREAEATMREKVMHLASDGQISWLQAADMMGISPRHMYRLREGWKQHGLSALMDQRDRVPRRARVKPETVQALCELGRRGYRDFSVKHFYEHAHIEARYGLSYSYVLRMLQDVGLADKAAYATDFLKSSGHATHVGDARLPQCALHPRTYSHRIHLQGIEGECA; encoded by the coding sequence ATGAAACCATGCCGAGATATCGCCCGAGAGGCGGAAGCGACAATGAGAGAAAAAGTGATGCATTTAGCGAGTGATGGGCAGATTAGCTGGCTGCAAGCGGCCGACATGATGGGCATCAGCCCCAGGCACATGTACCGGCTCAGAGAAGGCTGGAAACAGCACGGCCTAAGTGCCCTGATGGACCAAAGGGACCGAGTTCCCCGACGAGCTCGGGTCAAGCCCGAGACGGTCCAAGCGCTCTGTGAGCTCGGCCGCCGTGGGTATCGAGACTTCTCGGTAAAACACTTCTATGAGCATGCACACATCGAAGCGCGTTACGGGCTTAGCTACAGCTACGTGCTTCGGATGCTGCAGGATGTGGGCTTGGCGGACAAAGCCGCTTATGCCACTGACTTTCTTAAATCCTCCGGACACGCGACACATGTGGGTGATGCACGGCTGCCGCAATGCGCGCTTCATCCAAGAACATATTCACATAGGATTCATCTTCAAGGTATTGAGGGTGAATGCGCTTGA
- a CDS encoding transposase: protein MTEIHAHRYKRHYGSPRMTAELKAEGFCVNHKRVARLMAEYKLWRTSADHWE, encoded by the coding sequence ATGACTGAGATTCACGCCCATCGCTACAAGCGGCACTACGGCTCGCCTCGCATGACGGCAGAGCTCAAAGCCGAGGGCTTTTGTGTGAATCACAAACGGGTGGCACGGCTGATGGCGGAATACAAATTGTGGCGAACCAGTGCTGACCATTGGGAGTAG
- a CDS encoding helix-turn-helix transcriptional regulator — translation MSAFRPAKQRVRVTPGESVRILRELQCISQNELAHKTGIPQSTLSAIENDRVGLGVERAKLLARALRCHPAVLVFPSWDIDEESAA, via the coding sequence ATGAGCGCATTTCGTCCAGCAAAGCAACGAGTCAGGGTAACCCCCGGTGAGTCTGTGCGTATTCTGCGAGAGCTCCAATGTATCAGTCAGAACGAATTGGCACATAAGACAGGCATTCCACAATCTACCTTATCGGCGATTGAAAATGACCGTGTGGGTCTTGGTGTTGAACGTGCTAAGCTCTTGGCACGTGCTCTGCGTTGTCACCCTGCAGTGTTGGTATTTCCTAGCTGGGACATCGATGAGGAATCAGCGGCCTAG
- a CDS encoding type II toxin-antitoxin system mRNA interferase toxin, RelE/StbE family, whose product MGLREIKGFHDEALRGEWAGYRSSRLGLQYRLIYKIESNRLCVYIMEVNPHDYRRK is encoded by the coding sequence ATGGGTTTACGTGAAATCAAAGGTTTTCATGATGAGGCCTTACGTGGAGAATGGGCTGGTTACCGTTCATCCCGGTTGGGGCTCCAGTATCGGCTTATCTATAAGATAGAATCGAATAGGCTGTGTGTGTATATCATGGAAGTTAATCCTCACGACTATCGGAGGAAGTAA
- a CDS encoding PLP-dependent transferase, with product MISQSQSAMFEYEKETSYDDLKYIRLDNTPNQLLAAQRLALLEGAEAGLVTETHPDHDNAKGWFQGFGGVLSFEPSGGIDAAERFINQVELALRAPSLGGVETLLSRPAAASHLGVPREERLRMGITDALVRIAVGIEALDDLLEDVAQALD from the coding sequence ATGATAAGCCAATCCCAGTCGGCGATGTTCGAGTATGAAAAGGAAACGAGTTATGACGATCTGAAGTATATTCGGTTGGATAATACCCCGAACCAGTTGTTAGCAGCTCAGCGGCTGGCGCTATTGGAGGGGGCAGAAGCAGGTTTGGTCACCGAGACCCACCCCGATCATGACAATGCCAAGGGATGGTTTCAAGGCTTTGGAGGTGTGCTGAGCTTTGAACCATCCGGAGGCATTGACGCGGCGGAGCGATTCATCAACCAGGTCGAGCTGGCACTGCGCGCGCCGAGTCTCGGCGGCGTTGAGACGCTGCTCAGTCGACCCGCAGCTGCATCGCACTTAGGGGTGCCTCGTGAAGAACGGTTGCGAATGGGAATCACCGACGCGCTCGTGCGAATAGCCGTAGGAATTGAAGCGCTGGACGATCTGCTTGAGGATGTGGCACAAGCTCTCGACTAA
- a CDS encoding DMT family transporter: MGWVILSALCFGIMPVLAHVAYAAGMDPVTLLASRFLIASACMAPILWRHRSGIPQGRQLGILILMGGVGFVGEALAFFHALEYASAGIVSLLLYLYPAIVALSSFLLFREPLTLIKRVALGMALVGVMLTLGPLGASKPLGILLGLLSAIIYAGFVLGSGHLARFVDARVSTAIVIMSAAAILTALMLLRGPSFPSRLDGWLAAIALGTVSTVLAIMAFLIGVQKVGAVRAATIATVEPMVTVLTAAIFLDERLRLVQIIGGMFILGGMVVLVRFRDASGPPLSEDDLLVSPRT; this comes from the coding sequence ATGGGCTGGGTGATTCTGTCGGCGCTTTGTTTCGGTATCATGCCAGTATTGGCGCATGTGGCATATGCAGCAGGAATGGATCCCGTGACGCTGTTAGCGTCACGCTTCCTCATTGCATCGGCGTGCATGGCGCCCATCCTCTGGCGGCATCGATCGGGCATTCCCCAGGGACGGCAGCTGGGAATACTGATTTTGATGGGCGGTGTGGGATTTGTGGGCGAAGCCTTGGCGTTTTTCCATGCGCTAGAGTATGCAAGCGCAGGCATCGTCTCATTGCTTTTGTATTTGTATCCGGCCATTGTGGCGCTGTCGTCATTCCTACTTTTTAGAGAGCCGTTGACGCTGATCAAACGGGTCGCTTTGGGCATGGCCCTTGTGGGCGTGATGCTGACCTTGGGGCCCCTCGGAGCAAGCAAGCCTCTAGGAATCTTGTTGGGACTGCTCTCGGCAATCATTTACGCAGGTTTTGTGTTGGGCAGCGGGCATTTGGCCCGCTTTGTGGATGCGCGGGTCTCCACGGCTATCGTCATAATGTCTGCTGCGGCGATCCTGACGGCATTAATGCTCCTTCGAGGCCCGTCGTTCCCATCACGCTTGGATGGGTGGCTCGCCGCTATTGCATTGGGAACCGTTTCAACGGTGTTGGCGATCATGGCTTTCCTAATCGGCGTTCAAAAAGTGGGCGCCGTTCGGGCTGCCACTATTGCCACGGTTGAACCGATGGTAACCGTTTTGACCGCGGCCATATTCTTGGACGAACGACTTCGCCTTGTGCAGATCATCGGTGGGATGTTCATCTTGGGCGGGATGGTCGTCTTGGTTCGATTTCGAGATGCCTCAGGGCCTCCCCTATCAGAAGACGACCTCTTGGTTTCGCCGAGGACGTAG
- a CDS encoding enoyl-[acyl-carrier-protein] reductase: protein MKIDLAGKRAFVAGVADDQGFGFAIAKCLAEAGAEITIGTWPPAYSVFIKLLERGRMSKALEMSDGSTLKFQRIYPLDAEFDTLQDVPEDIRENRRYKDRGDFSIQGVSDALRRDFGEKPIDIVVHSLANAPEVKNALLRTSRKGYLRAISASSYSNVSLVQRMGPLMRQGGSFVSLTYLASDRVVPGYGGGMSSAKAALECDTRVLAYEAGHEWGLRVNCISAGPWASRAASAIGFIENMVAYNQRNAPLPERLKAEEVGATAAFLASSLGSGITGTTVYVDKGYHVMGMALDAVPSDLDTPQKR, encoded by the coding sequence ATGAAGATCGACTTGGCGGGGAAACGAGCCTTCGTGGCGGGCGTGGCAGACGATCAGGGGTTTGGCTTCGCGATTGCAAAGTGCCTCGCTGAGGCGGGTGCCGAGATCACGATTGGCACGTGGCCGCCCGCCTATTCAGTGTTCATCAAGCTTCTTGAACGCGGCAGAATGTCTAAGGCGCTCGAGATGAGCGATGGCAGCACACTAAAGTTCCAGCGCATTTATCCGCTGGATGCCGAGTTCGATACGCTGCAGGATGTGCCAGAGGACATACGCGAGAACCGCCGCTATAAGGACCGCGGCGATTTTAGCATTCAAGGTGTCAGCGATGCGCTGCGGCGCGACTTCGGCGAAAAGCCAATCGATATCGTCGTCCATAGTTTGGCCAACGCCCCTGAAGTGAAGAATGCCTTATTGCGTACGAGTCGCAAAGGATATCTGCGGGCCATCAGCGCGAGCAGTTATTCCAACGTGTCGCTGGTGCAGCGCATGGGCCCTTTGATGCGTCAAGGCGGCTCGTTTGTATCGCTCACTTACCTTGCCTCGGACCGCGTCGTGCCAGGCTACGGCGGCGGCATGTCAAGCGCCAAAGCAGCGCTTGAGTGTGACACCCGCGTGCTTGCCTACGAGGCGGGCCACGAATGGGGACTTAGGGTCAATTGCATCTCTGCGGGACCGTGGGCGTCGCGGGCGGCGAGCGCCATTGGCTTTATTGAAAACATGGTGGCGTATAACCAACGCAATGCGCCCTTGCCCGAGCGACTCAAGGCCGAGGAAGTCGGCGCCACGGCGGCTTTTTTGGCAAGCTCTCTCGGGTCGGGAATCACGGGAACCACGGTGTATGTGGATAAGGGATATCACGTCATGGGAATGGCTCTAGATGCCGTCCCGTCCGACCTCGACACGCCTCAAAAACGCTAA
- a CDS encoding ABC transporter permease → MPSSFSLPPGVSVPWGRRLHVFFEHVGAVTLLTQKAVKALLSTRFEPRAYIYQIEQLGVRSIGIAAATAVFVGIVMAIQFAFSLEMFGAKDTVGRIVGLSEVRELAPSLTALVVGSRIAAGMAAEIGSMAVTEQLDAIRALGADPIRKLVVPRVLAGITVMPLLTFISLVLGVLSALAVCRLTFGISAEFFLSTAMDTVRMQDLMSGLGKTPVFGFLITILGCHFGLRTYGGTEGVGTSTTSAVVVVSITVLVADALLTQAFLSM, encoded by the coding sequence ATGCCATCCTCTTTTAGTCTCCCGCCCGGTGTAAGCGTTCCTTGGGGACGGCGTCTTCACGTATTTTTCGAACATGTGGGTGCCGTCACCTTACTCACCCAAAAAGCCGTCAAAGCGCTCTTGAGCACCCGCTTTGAGCCGCGAGCTTACATCTATCAAATCGAGCAGCTTGGGGTGCGGTCCATCGGAATCGCGGCAGCCACAGCGGTATTTGTAGGCATTGTCATGGCCATCCAGTTTGCTTTCTCGCTCGAAATGTTTGGCGCCAAGGACACGGTGGGTCGCATTGTAGGTCTTTCAGAGGTGCGAGAACTTGCACCGTCATTGACGGCGTTGGTGGTGGGAAGCAGGATTGCCGCAGGCATGGCTGCCGAAATTGGTTCCATGGCCGTCACCGAGCAACTCGATGCGATTCGGGCGCTGGGAGCCGACCCGATTCGTAAGCTCGTTGTGCCTCGGGTACTTGCGGGCATCACGGTCATGCCTCTCCTCACATTCATCTCTCTCGTGCTCGGGGTCTTGAGCGCACTTGCAGTCTGTCGCCTCACCTTTGGCATTTCCGCTGAGTTCTTTCTTTCCACCGCCATGGATACCGTGCGCATGCAAGACCTGATGAGCGGTTTGGGCAAGACACCCGTCTTCGGATTTCTTATCACAATTTTGGGCTGCCACTTTGGCCTTAGAACGTACGGCGGTACCGAGGGCGTCGGCACTTCGACGACGTCCGCGGTCGTGGTGGTTTCGATCACCGTGCTCGTGGCCGACGCGCTCCTCACCCAAGCGTTTTTGTCAATGTGA